A single genomic interval of Gemmatimonadota bacterium harbors:
- the bamD gene encoding outer membrane protein assembly factor BamD has protein sequence MRSHKRRFFLLAVTLLAAAACGGPGNRYQGMDAEALFRLATEEYSENDFGNAAEAVDRLLLSYADWERLPDARMLLAHAHYGDRDYLTARSEYVRFLDRYGGHADAVIAALGVCRSLTALSPDMPRDQVFTRDAIVVCRNVLLDYQGTPQALEAAELANRMRLKLAEKEYLTADFYFRRKLYDAAIKYYEFVANLYAETDFAPKSLAGIYYANVAIGYEDEAEAAKQRLLDRYPESPEAAALRTNGSGS, from the coding sequence ATGCGTTCTCATAAACGACGATTCTTTCTCCTTGCTGTGACTTTGCTCGCTGCCGCGGCGTGCGGCGGCCCGGGCAATAGGTATCAGGGCATGGACGCCGAAGCCCTGTTTCGGCTGGCGACGGAGGAATACTCGGAGAACGACTTCGGAAACGCCGCTGAGGCAGTGGATCGGCTACTGCTCTCCTATGCGGACTGGGAGCGCTTGCCGGACGCCCGCATGTTGCTTGCGCACGCCCATTACGGCGACCGCGACTACCTTACGGCCCGCTCCGAATACGTGCGATTCCTCGACCGGTACGGCGGGCACGCGGACGCGGTGATCGCCGCGTTGGGCGTCTGCCGGTCGCTCACGGCGCTGTCGCCAGACATGCCGCGCGATCAGGTTTTCACGCGCGACGCCATCGTTGTCTGCCGCAACGTATTGCTCGACTACCAAGGGACTCCTCAGGCGCTCGAGGCCGCCGAGCTCGCGAACAGGATGCGGCTGAAGCTGGCGGAGAAGGAATACCTGACCGCCGACTTCTACTTCCGTCGCAAGCTGTACGACGCGGCGATCAAGTACTACGAATTTGTGGCCAACCTTTACGCCGAGACTGATTTCGCACCCAAGTCGCTTGCGGGAATCTATTACGCGAACGTGGCCATCGGATACGAGGACGAGGCCGAGGCCGCAAAACAACGCCTGCTCGACCGGTATCCGGAGTCTCCAGAGGCCGCGGCTCTGCGGACGAATGGGTCGGGGTCCTGA
- the tsaB gene encoding tRNA (adenosine(37)-N6)-threonylcarbamoyltransferase complex dimerization subunit type 1 TsaB — translation MSGEAGATLDPESLYVGFDTSGFIGSVAVAQGTDVLARATLGDRGEHASRLVPTIADVLEEAGIDRGELSGVVVGEGPGSFTGVRVAAATAKGLAHALDCPIWAISSLVAAALSVEGSGIRYVLFDARSDRVYGACYGIGGIGVETIIPPHGAALRKVLANAVPPGAVFLGEGADRHRHAIESAGFPVATGPVVHPSADGLFRYLALHPDASPVAALALWEPRYIREWQPDKAWSG, via the coding sequence GTGAGCGGCGAAGCCGGCGCCACCCTAGACCCGGAGAGTTTGTATGTCGGATTCGACACCTCGGGCTTCATCGGCTCGGTAGCGGTGGCGCAGGGCACAGACGTATTGGCGCGCGCGACGCTGGGCGATCGCGGTGAGCACGCTTCCAGGCTCGTTCCCACGATTGCTGACGTGCTGGAAGAAGCGGGCATCGATCGTGGCGAGTTGAGTGGCGTCGTCGTCGGTGAAGGCCCCGGTTCGTTCACCGGTGTACGAGTCGCTGCCGCGACCGCGAAGGGGCTGGCGCACGCACTGGACTGCCCCATCTGGGCGATTTCGAGTCTCGTAGCGGCCGCTCTCTCGGTGGAGGGCAGCGGCATCCGCTACGTGCTCTTCGATGCGCGTAGCGACCGTGTGTACGGGGCCTGCTACGGGATTGGCGGCATCGGGGTCGAGACGATCATCCCGCCCCACGGTGCCGCCCTACGAAAAGTGCTCGCCAACGCGGTGCCGCCTGGGGCTGTCTTCCTCGGCGAGGGAGCGGACCGACATCGACACGCGATCGAGAGCGCCGGTTTCCCGGTGGCCACGGGGCCCGTGGTCCATCCGTCGGCGGACGGCCTCTTTCGATATCTGGCGTTGCATCCCGACGCATCTCCGGTCGCGGCACTGGCACTCTGGGAGCCGCGCTACATCCGTGAATGGCAACCGGACAAGGCATGGAGCGGGTAG
- a CDS encoding SDR family oxidoreductase — MSEFSDRAVLVTGGAGFIGSHLVERFLSEGAAVRVIDDFSTGSRENLAPFMDRIDLHEQSITDPAACAAACVGVDYVLHQAALPSVARSVADPTATHDVSATGTLNMLVAANDAGVRRLVYAGSSSAYGDTPTLPKREGMASMPRSPYAVAKLAGEHYVQLFPHLFGLETAVLRYFNVFGPRQDPNSVYSAVIPLFINAALGRHAPTINGDGGQTRDFTYIDNVVDANLRACTAPAEGVSGEVFNVGCGERISVTDLWQAIQAALGIELEARYGPARAGDVRDSLADLTKISDRLGYGVKVSLREGIRLTADWLRSQGSAAMVGSGQAEA, encoded by the coding sequence ATGAGCGAATTCTCAGACCGTGCCGTCCTCGTGACCGGCGGGGCTGGTTTCATCGGCTCGCACCTGGTCGAACGCTTCCTCTCCGAGGGCGCGGCCGTTCGCGTCATCGACGACTTTTCCACGGGGAGTCGTGAGAACCTTGCGCCGTTCATGGATCGCATCGACTTGCACGAGCAGTCCATCACAGATCCGGCGGCGTGCGCGGCGGCGTGCGTGGGCGTCGACTACGTCCTGCACCAAGCGGCTCTGCCCTCCGTGGCGCGTTCCGTCGCCGACCCGACGGCGACGCATGACGTCAGCGCGACCGGCACGCTCAACATGCTCGTCGCGGCCAACGACGCCGGGGTCCGACGACTCGTCTACGCGGGATCGTCATCGGCCTATGGCGACACGCCGACGCTGCCCAAGCGCGAGGGGATGGCGTCGATGCCTCGCTCCCCTTACGCGGTGGCGAAGCTCGCGGGGGAACACTACGTGCAGCTGTTCCCGCACCTGTTCGGGCTCGAGACCGCGGTACTCCGCTACTTCAACGTTTTCGGGCCCCGACAGGACCCGAACTCCGTGTACTCCGCCGTGATCCCTCTCTTCATCAACGCCGCGCTCGGCAGACACGCACCGACGATCAACGGGGACGGTGGTCAGACGCGCGACTTCACGTACATCGACAACGTTGTCGATGCGAACCTGCGCGCGTGCACCGCGCCGGCCGAGGGCGTGAGCGGCGAGGTCTTCAACGTGGGCTGTGGGGAACGCATCAGCGTGACGGACCTGTGGCAGGCGATTCAGGCAGCGCTCGGCATCGAGCTCGAGGCGCGGTACGGTCCGGCTCGCGCCGGAGACGTGCGGGACTCGCTCGCGGACCTGACGAAGATCTCCGATCGCTTGGGGTATGGAGTGAAGGTCTCCTTGCGCGAGGGAATCCGACTTACGGCCGATTGGCTACGGAGCCAGGGGAGTGCCGCGATGGTCGGTTCCGGACAAGCCGAGGCGTAG
- a CDS encoding IS1634 family transposase, producing the protein MYIDVVPNRNSPPAVLLRESYRVGDQVKKRTLANLSALPPEAIEAIRATLKGQTLVPASEAFQILRAQPHGHVAAVLGTMRKLGLPQLLSSRPHPKRDLALAMICARVIEPCSKLATARQLGGDTATNSLGEALGVEDADADDLYEALDWLVRGQKRIEGKLARRHLEEGQLILWDVTTVPFESRTCPLAVYGRPKRGKSERQLLFGLLTTPEGLPVAVEVFAGNTGDPATVSTVLERVQERWGLERMVVVGDRGMLTSARIEEELRPRGLDWITSLRAPTIRKLAAEGPLQLSLFDDQDLAEITSPDFPGERLIACYNPLLAQDRARTREELLRVTEEKLEVVVEATRREKRALRGKDKIGVRVGRILGRSKMGKHFRYEITEHAFTFERDDESVAQEAALDGIYVLRTSVSAEELGSEAVVEAYKRLSRVEQAFRISKDFALEVGPIRHRRVDRVRAHVFLCMLALYVRLHMERDLAPILFTDHDTAAAKARKTSVVEPAARSQAAEEKVRRKRTEDGLPVQSFRSLMKSLATLTKNTVRMGNTHVEFEQYAQPTPLQTRAFELLDISYRL; encoded by the coding sequence ATGTACATCGACGTCGTGCCCAACCGCAACTCGCCGCCCGCCGTCTTACTGCGCGAGTCCTACCGCGTCGGCGACCAGGTCAAGAAGCGAACCTTGGCCAATCTCTCCGCACTGCCCCCTGAGGCCATCGAGGCGATCCGTGCCACGCTCAAGGGACAAACGCTGGTCCCTGCCTCAGAAGCCTTCCAGATCCTACGGGCCCAGCCCCACGGACACGTGGCGGCCGTGCTGGGCACGATGCGCAAGCTCGGGCTACCCCAGCTGCTGTCCAGCCGCCCACACCCCAAACGGGATCTGGCGTTGGCCATGATCTGTGCCCGCGTGATCGAGCCATGCTCGAAGCTCGCCACCGCCCGCCAGCTCGGAGGCGACACGGCGACGAACTCGCTGGGCGAGGCTCTGGGGGTCGAGGACGCGGACGCCGATGATCTGTACGAGGCGCTGGACTGGTTGGTGCGAGGCCAGAAGCGGATCGAGGGGAAGCTGGCCCGTCGTCACCTGGAGGAGGGTCAGCTGATCCTGTGGGACGTGACGACGGTACCGTTCGAGAGTCGGACGTGTCCGCTGGCGGTCTACGGGCGGCCGAAGCGGGGCAAGAGTGAGCGCCAGCTGCTCTTCGGACTGCTCACGACACCGGAGGGTCTGCCGGTGGCTGTCGAGGTGTTCGCGGGCAACACGGGCGATCCAGCGACGGTGAGCACGGTGCTCGAGCGCGTGCAGGAGCGTTGGGGTCTCGAGCGTATGGTCGTGGTCGGAGACCGGGGCATGCTCACCAGCGCGCGGATCGAGGAGGAGCTCAGGCCGCGGGGGCTGGACTGGATCACTTCGCTGCGGGCCCCCACGATCCGCAAGCTCGCGGCGGAGGGCCCGCTTCAGCTCTCGCTGTTCGACGATCAGGATCTGGCGGAGATCACGTCGCCGGACTTCCCCGGTGAGCGACTCATCGCTTGCTACAACCCGCTGCTGGCACAGGACCGGGCACGCACGCGCGAGGAGCTCCTGCGTGTCACGGAGGAGAAGCTCGAGGTGGTGGTCGAGGCCACACGGCGCGAGAAGAGAGCGCTCAGGGGCAAGGACAAGATCGGGGTCCGGGTGGGCAGGATCCTGGGCCGCTCGAAGATGGGCAAGCACTTCCGCTACGAGATCACCGAGCACGCCTTTACTTTCGAGCGTGACGACGAGTCCGTTGCCCAGGAGGCGGCACTGGACGGGATCTACGTGCTACGCACCAGCGTCTCAGCCGAGGAACTCGGAAGCGAGGCCGTCGTCGAGGCCTACAAGCGCCTATCTCGCGTCGAACAGGCCTTCCGCATCTCGAAGGACTTCGCGCTCGAGGTCGGGCCGATCCGCCACCGACGTGTAGACCGGGTCCGGGCCCACGTGTTCCTCTGCATGCTCGCGCTCTACGTGCGGCTGCACATGGAGCGCGACCTCGCTCCGATCCTCTTCACCGACCACGATACCGCAGCGGCCAAGGCACGCAAAACCTCCGTCGTGGAGCCGGCCGCTCGCTCCCAGGCCGCCGAGGAGAAGGTGCGGCGCAAGCGCACCGAGGACGGCCTTCCCGTCCAGAGCTTTCGCTCGCTCATGAAGAGCCTCGCGACGCTGACCAAGAACACCGTGCGCATGGGCAACACCCACGTCGAGTTCGAGCAGTATGCTCAGCCCACGCCACTCCAGACGCGCGCCTTCGAGCTCCTCGACATCTCATACCGCCTCTAG
- the radC gene encoding DNA repair protein RadC, with the protein MTSSPPELPAPAAPRCDFDRPRERLRSLGPRGLTVSELLAILVGSGTSGRSAVDIAHAISRDMAGSLQRLAALDVSELEHMPGVGRATAARIVAALELGRRAATQTQSDSDRIRGPADVFRRMGPRLHDLPQEEFHTLLLNARHRVLREVFVTRGILDASLIHPREVFRPAVGEGAAALILVHNHPSGDPTPSAEDRAVTRQLVDAGRVLGIPVLDHVVVGRGGYRSLMEREDG; encoded by the coding sequence GTGACTTCCTCTCCTCCAGAGCTTCCGGCCCCCGCCGCGCCCCGCTGCGACTTCGACCGGCCGCGCGAACGCCTGCGATCCCTCGGACCGCGCGGCCTGACCGTATCCGAGCTGCTCGCGATCCTGGTAGGCAGCGGAACGTCCGGCAGGTCCGCGGTCGACATCGCACACGCCATCTCCCGTGACATGGCGGGGTCCCTCCAGCGCCTCGCCGCGCTCGACGTCTCAGAGCTGGAGCACATGCCGGGCGTGGGGCGCGCGACCGCGGCCCGCATCGTTGCGGCGCTCGAACTGGGACGACGCGCCGCGACGCAGACACAGAGCGACTCCGACCGCATCCGGGGCCCGGCCGACGTCTTTCGCCGCATGGGCCCGCGCCTGCACGATCTGCCGCAGGAGGAGTTCCACACGCTGCTCCTGAACGCCCGGCACCGGGTCCTACGCGAGGTTTTCGTGACGCGCGGCATCCTGGACGCGTCGCTCATCCACCCGCGCGAGGTCTTCAGACCCGCGGTGGGGGAGGGAGCGGCGGCGCTTATTCTCGTGCACAATCACCCGTCCGGCGACCCGACGCCGTCCGCGGAAGACCGCGCAGTGACCCGCCAGCTCGTCGACGCGGGGCGCGTGCTCGGGATTCCCGTACTTGATCACGTGGTGGTAGGGAGAGGGGGCTACCGGTCACTGATGGAGCGAGAAGATGGTTAG
- the tsaE gene encoding tRNA (adenosine(37)-N6)-threonylcarbamoyltransferase complex ATPase subunit type 1 TsaE → MRLDEASLARWGERIGETVETPVVLGLQGELGAGKSVLARAIGKGAGVRAAMPSPSFNLLFRYPARLGREVVHFDLYRVAAPDELWELGWQGLGADQEIVIVEWPERADSLMPADHWLIELSVTPGKSELRDIAVRRVGAPPDLPGFPMSVAGL, encoded by the coding sequence ATGCGCCTGGACGAGGCGAGCCTCGCCCGTTGGGGCGAGAGAATCGGCGAGACCGTCGAGACGCCGGTAGTGCTGGGCCTCCAGGGCGAGCTCGGAGCGGGAAAGTCCGTGCTCGCCCGTGCGATCGGGAAGGGCGCCGGCGTGCGCGCAGCGATGCCGTCTCCCTCGTTCAACCTTCTCTTCCGATATCCCGCACGACTCGGCAGGGAGGTCGTGCACTTCGATCTGTACCGTGTGGCTGCCCCGGACGAGTTGTGGGAGTTGGGCTGGCAGGGCCTCGGTGCCGACCAAGAGATCGTGATCGTCGAGTGGCCGGAGCGTGCCGACTCACTGATGCCCGCGGACCATTGGCTCATCGAGCTCTCCGTCACGCCGGGCAAGTCCGAGCTTCGAGACATCGCGGTGCGCCGGGTCGGTGCGCCCCCCGATCTCCCGGGTTTCCCGATGTCGGTGGCGGGACTGTGA
- a CDS encoding LysM peptidoglycan-binding domain-containing protein has translation MVRSAAIILSILILPGIALAQQAQGNHSVVDGDTLWDLAQQYYGDPFDWRRIWEANRADIADPNLILPGQVLVIPGTEPTTEVTDVVVASPDPVDPADVPTIFVQDRSVVRGGVVRAGSIDYLAVPRDFVFSAPWLTHLEGDPPHTGVLEGSAGGTNRGVTVRSYERVRVAMDVPARVGERLQIFKVDRTIEDVGRVVQPTGVMTVSSVVDGGVIGVIIKEYGRILPGHFVGPMPAYDLSVGEYADPVSGGNAAMVMGFATGASLQDIGHVAFLDLGTDDGIVLGDEFTLYNASDTDAVEGVLQVVGLADETSAARVITMRDAVFEQGVVVRLTKKMR, from the coding sequence ATGGTTCGCTCGGCCGCGATCATACTCTCCATTCTGATTCTGCCAGGAATTGCCCTCGCCCAGCAGGCGCAGGGGAACCATAGCGTCGTCGACGGCGACACGCTGTGGGACCTCGCGCAGCAATACTATGGAGACCCCTTCGACTGGCGCCGTATTTGGGAGGCCAATCGGGCGGACATCGCCGACCCGAACCTGATTCTACCGGGTCAGGTGCTCGTCATCCCCGGTACGGAGCCTACGACGGAGGTCACGGACGTCGTCGTAGCGTCGCCGGATCCCGTGGACCCCGCGGACGTTCCGACGATCTTCGTTCAAGACAGGTCGGTCGTTCGCGGTGGCGTGGTGAGGGCAGGGAGCATCGACTACCTGGCGGTGCCGCGCGACTTCGTCTTCTCCGCTCCGTGGCTCACCCACCTCGAAGGTGACCCGCCGCACACTGGAGTGCTCGAGGGTTCGGCAGGCGGCACCAACCGCGGCGTCACGGTGCGCTCCTACGAGCGCGTCCGCGTCGCGATGGACGTCCCTGCACGGGTCGGTGAGCGGCTGCAGATCTTCAAGGTTGACCGCACGATCGAGGACGTGGGCCGCGTGGTTCAGCCGACGGGGGTAATGACGGTGTCCTCGGTGGTCGATGGTGGCGTCATCGGCGTGATCATCAAAGAGTATGGCCGTATCCTGCCAGGTCACTTCGTCGGACCGATGCCGGCGTACGATCTGTCCGTCGGGGAGTATGCCGATCCCGTGAGCGGGGGAAACGCAGCGATGGTGATGGGCTTCGCGACTGGGGCTTCGCTGCAGGACATCGGGCACGTCGCCTTCCTCGACCTCGGCACCGACGACGGGATCGTGCTCGGTGACGAGTTCACCCTCTACAACGCTTCCGATACCGACGCAGTGGAGGGAGTGCTCCAGGTAGTCGGACTGGCTGACGAGACCTCTGCGGCCCGTGTCATCACAATGCGGGATGCGGTCTTCGAGCAGGGGGTCGTAGTGCGCCTCACCAAGAAGATGCGCTGA
- the rimI gene encoding ribosomal protein S18-alanine N-acetyltransferase yields the protein MERVDAGPDVLIRPMEPEDVETVLGIESRAFTTPWQADTFLSLIGRPGSELWVIEHPVAGILAYAVLWCILDQAELANIAVRSDYRGQGYASRLLERILQIARDRKVETIYLEVRASNTRAVELYERFGFSRVGVRKNYYGEPKEDALVMRVLL from the coding sequence ATGGAGCGGGTAGACGCCGGTCCTGATGTCCTCATCCGCCCGATGGAGCCGGAAGACGTCGAGACCGTGCTCGGCATCGAGAGCCGGGCATTCACGACGCCTTGGCAAGCCGACACGTTCCTGAGCCTCATCGGGCGCCCCGGCTCCGAGCTGTGGGTGATAGAGCACCCCGTCGCCGGCATTCTCGCGTACGCGGTTCTCTGGTGCATCCTCGACCAGGCCGAGCTCGCCAACATCGCCGTCCGGTCCGACTACCGAGGGCAGGGGTACGCGTCGAGGCTGCTGGAGCGCATTCTCCAGATCGCCCGAGACCGCAAAGTAGAGACGATTTATCTCGAGGTACGTGCGTCGAACACGCGGGCTGTGGAACTCTACGAGCGGTTCGGATTCTCGCGGGTCGGTGTGCGCAAGAACTACTACGGCGAGCCGAAAGAGGATGCGCTGGTGATGAGAGTGTTGCTGTAG
- a CDS encoding nicotinate-nucleotide adenylyltransferase, producing MGRGPDAPGVVPLRLGLFGGTFDPPHNGHVAVAKDVADALQLHRLLWIPAGEPPHKSQQDITPASLRLEMVFAAAAADARFEVSEAETERVGRSYTVDTLRALRRRFPHATLYFIVGADEYDALGGWREPEQILELARLAVVDREGARAADTIPDVAGADAADFVPVERIDISSTQVRDHVAAGHDAADLVPPAVATIIEREGLYRR from the coding sequence ATGGGTCGGGGTCCTGACGCGCCCGGCGTAGTTCCGCTCCGCCTCGGCCTCTTCGGGGGCACGTTCGATCCTCCCCACAACGGTCACGTCGCGGTAGCGAAGGACGTCGCGGACGCTCTCCAGTTGCATCGCCTGCTTTGGATTCCGGCGGGTGAGCCACCACACAAGTCGCAGCAGGACATTACCCCTGCGTCGCTTCGCCTCGAGATGGTATTCGCCGCCGCCGCCGCCGATGCGCGCTTCGAGGTGAGCGAGGCCGAGACGGAGCGAGTGGGTCGGTCGTACACGGTCGACACGCTGCGCGCGCTGCGTCGCAGATTCCCGCACGCCACGCTGTACTTCATCGTCGGTGCGGACGAATACGATGCGCTCGGCGGCTGGCGAGAACCAGAGCAGATCCTCGAGCTCGCCCGCCTTGCGGTCGTGGATCGGGAGGGAGCGCGCGCGGCGGACACCATACCGGACGTTGCGGGCGCTGACGCTGCGGACTTCGTTCCGGTCGAGCGGATCGACATCTCGTCCACCCAGGTCCGGGACCACGTGGCCGCTGGGCACGACGCGGCGGATCTCGTCCCGCCAGCAGTTGCGACGATCATCGAGCGCGAGGGACTCTACCGCCGCTGA